The bacterium nucleotide sequence GAATTGTTGCCAGGCGAACTGGGGCCAACATCGTGAGGAATAGAAATGAGTGTCATAACCTATCTGCTTGCCCCTGATGGCTGGACACACGAAGACCCAAATCCATTCACTGCTGATGGCGCATACGGTCCACAGTGGAGTTGCTTCCGTGTCCAAGATGAATATGATTGGCGTGGGGGAAATCGTCGATACGAGAATGGCCTGTTTGCCTTTGTCGTAGGGCGTGGATGGCCTCGCCCGTTGTCGGCGGACATGGCTGATTTCATTCGTTATGAATCCATGCATGGGCGGCAATGTATTGTCAGTGTGCCGGGTGATATGGATGCCCGGTCATACGTGGAGAAGGCTTTGTCAGAGACTCCGGACTGGTCGGTCGTGCGCCAGAATGATCAGAAATGGCTGGTCCATTCTACAACAGCACATGGCTGGGCGGCTATTCAGTCGTGCGGAGAGTTACGTGCGCAGGCGCGTTTGTGCAACGAAGGCTTAACAATTAACAACCTGGGCAATGAATGGTTCGATGAACCGGCGGATTATGCCGAGTATATCCTTCTTGCAAACGCCGGTGTCATGATGCCCGAATTTGTGGTGGCGTCTAAAAACATCGGTCGGGTTATCACGGAACCCGATACTCCCTATACTCCGGGCGCTCGCCTTTTCTTCGATGGACATAAGTTGATTCGAGATGGCTTGATCGTCCGCGACGGCCTGCATAGAAAAGTGCATGACCATCTTCCCCTTGATCCTTACCTGGCCGCTAGTGTAACGCCTGCTGATCTGGACCCCGAAAGGATGGTTTCCATCTGGACCCCAGAGTCATTTTGCCTCGCAGCACTAGAGCATTTTTCTGATATAGTAGATGAGACGGTGTCGTACGAGCACTGGGAGTGACAGTCCCAGCACAGTGTTGTAGAACCAACTTACTAATAAATAGATTTTTGGTCTTTTGGGATTTGAAGAGTGGATGATGCGTGTTACTATATACTATACTGCTCCGGTAATCCCGAAACCTGTATCAGGGAGTTTTGTGTGAAAGCAGTTATCCAGCGCGTAAAGAGCGCAAGTGTGAGTGTAGACGGCGAGCAGATATCGCAAATAGACAGGGGGTTAGCGATACTGCTGGGCGTTGCCAAAGGCGATGGTGCCAGGGACATCAACTTTCTTGCTGAGAAAATTTCCAACCTGCGGATTTTTGAGGACGAAGCGGGAAAGATGAACCTGTCCGTGCTCGACATCGGCGGGCAGGCATTGGTCGTCTCTCAGTTTACGCTCATGGCTGACTGCAAAAAAGGCCGCAGACCCGGTTTTGACAAAGCAGCCGCTCCAGAAATGGCGGAGGTGTTGTATAATGATTTTGTGGCCGTGCTGAGGGCGTGTGGTGTGAGTGTGCAGACAGGCAGATTTCAGTCGCACATGCTCTTTTCTATAGAAAATGACGGTCCTGTAACACTGGTTCTGGATAGTGAATTATGAGTATTGCATTCAATGGTGAATATGGTGATTTTGAGGATCGCATGCGCTCTGGCGTTTCCGTGCCCGAGCGTGAGCCTGAGACTGCCTATGACCAGCAGGAACTCGGCGATGCCTTGAGCCATGATGGCAGGGTGCGCGAGGCGGTCGTGCACTATCGCAAGGCTGTCGAGATGGAGGGGTCCAACCCCGGTTATCATACGCGTCTTGGCGATGCATATGCCTATTCCGAGATGTCCGTGAAGGCTGTAGCCGAGTATAAGAAAGCACTCAAGATAAGCCCCAGGCGTGCTGAGCCGCACTACAGCCTAGGTGAGATATATCGCCGCTACGGCAAGTGGAACGCTGCGATAGTCGAGTATCGAAAAGCGGCTCAGTTCAACGCAATGAACCCGTTTTACAGATACAAGCTCGGTGTTGCGCTCTGCCATGTCGGGCTGTGGGACGAGGCGATGATCCAGCTTGAGATGGCCGTGCAGATCGCGCCGACTGATGGGTTCTATCATTTCTGGCTGGGCGACATTTACGGTCGGATCGGCAGGGTTGGGGATGCGATAGTCGAGCTTCAGCAGGCGACCATATTCAGCCCTGCGGACTCGTATTATTCATTCAAGCTCGGTCTTATGTATCTGCGGGGAGCATTTCATTTGGATGCAGTTGCGGCTCTTGAGCGCGCAA carries:
- the dtd gene encoding D-tyrosyl-tRNA(Tyr) deacylase; translated protein: MKAVIQRVKSASVSVDGEQISQIDRGLAILLGVAKGDGARDINFLAEKISNLRIFEDEAGKMNLSVLDIGGQALVVSQFTLMADCKKGRRPGFDKAAAPEMAEVLYNDFVAVLRACGVSVQTGRFQSHMLFSIENDGPVTLVLDSEL
- a CDS encoding tetratricopeptide repeat protein — protein: MSIAFNGEYGDFEDRMRSGVSVPEREPETAYDQQELGDALSHDGRVREAVVHYRKAVEMEGSNPGYHTRLGDAYAYSEMSVKAVAEYKKALKISPRRAEPHYSLGEIYRRYGKWNAAIVEYRKAAQFNAMNPFYRYKLGVALCHVGLWDEAMIQLEMAVQIAPTDGFYHFWLGDIYGRIGRVGDAIVELQQATIFSPADSYYSFKLGLMYLRGAFHLDAVAALERAIKLKPGERPYHAVLAEAYRACGDIKRANAHRRFAEDMDHYDAANLAVARRGSEGTD